In Chryseobacterium oranimense, a single window of DNA contains:
- a CDS encoding RNA polymerase sigma factor, with the protein MISKNNLDESQLILRLANGDLQAFNTIFDLYHSKMYWFVLNLVKKEANTEDIVQNVFIHLWKYRVSIDHKYSLDTILYKISKQEVVNWYRKYSKEFIFDEEIDLIDEDHSKNEDLENKLIQMQHLLEKLPNRRKAILQMNKMQGKSYKEIADELDMTTSSVANQVAKGMQFLKKYMLFFFM; encoded by the coding sequence ATGATCTCGAAAAATAATTTAGATGAATCGCAATTAATTCTTCGTTTGGCTAACGGAGATTTGCAGGCATTTAATACTATTTTTGATTTGTATCATTCCAAAATGTACTGGTTTGTATTAAATCTTGTCAAAAAAGAAGCTAATACAGAAGATATTGTCCAAAACGTTTTTATACACCTGTGGAAGTACAGGGTATCGATAGATCATAAATATAGTCTGGACACGATACTTTACAAAATTTCGAAACAGGAAGTTGTCAATTGGTATAGAAAATATTCAAAAGAATTTATTTTTGATGAAGAGATAGACCTCATTGATGAAGATCATTCTAAAAATGAGGATTTAGAAAATAAACTTATCCAGATGCAGCATCTTCTGGAAAAACTTCCGAACAGGCGTAAAGCAATCCTTCAAATGAACAAAATGCAGGGTAAAAGCTATAAAGAAATTGCAGATGAGCTGGATATGACAACAAGTTCGGTTGCCAATCAGGTCGCGAAGGGGATGCAGTTTTT
- a CDS encoding alpha/beta hydrolase: MKKFLNIFFAVLLFIILLLLVIPMISVYLKTPMYLSGYSSSFTIQFNSQFVVLGLILLCICFLFYRYGKYWRKLLRVNLILSVLFFLAQIYFTSVMFSTAKKYNTNVSFSQGLKSQKEPVKPNETYSYLTIYNEKQHMDVFYPEKKSSKPGVPVILVHGGAFVEGNRTQVGYAANWFKDHGYTVFSIDYPLGKYDRHNWESAVNSVITSMGFIAKNSKKFNIDPGKLVLVGGSAGAALVMQADLGLRKGFAKPYDSLQAPVPAAVIAIYPPVSLSELWQKIDEKKNIDLKDEARKYLGGSPSEFPQRYAQLNLIDQLSKGISPTFIIAGEIDHVVNVEATRKFVKRAEELKLPVSYVEIPYGEHVFDANSNSIAGQIEWNKIGEFLKNNHLEN, encoded by the coding sequence ATGAAAAAGTTTTTAAATATATTTTTTGCCGTTTTGCTCTTCATTATCCTGTTGTTATTGGTTATTCCCATGATTTCGGTGTATCTGAAAACGCCAATGTATCTGAGCGGTTACAGCAGTTCGTTTACCATTCAGTTCAATTCCCAGTTTGTTGTTCTGGGGTTGATATTGCTATGTATCTGTTTCCTTTTCTATAGATATGGAAAGTATTGGCGGAAGTTACTGAGGGTTAATTTAATTCTCTCGGTTCTGTTTTTTCTTGCCCAGATCTATTTTACTTCAGTGATGTTTTCCACTGCCAAAAAATATAACACCAATGTTTCATTTTCTCAGGGATTAAAAAGCCAGAAAGAACCGGTAAAACCTAATGAAACCTATTCTTATCTTACCATTTACAACGAAAAACAGCATATGGATGTTTTCTATCCTGAAAAAAAATCTTCAAAACCTGGAGTTCCCGTTATTCTTGTTCATGGTGGGGCCTTCGTTGAAGGAAACAGAACCCAGGTGGGGTACGCTGCCAATTGGTTTAAAGATCATGGATATACGGTTTTCTCTATTGATTATCCTTTGGGAAAGTATGACCGACATAATTGGGAATCTGCTGTTAATTCCGTAATAACTTCCATGGGGTTTATTGCAAAAAATTCAAAGAAATTCAATATTGATCCGGGCAAGCTGGTATTGGTTGGAGGATCTGCGGGAGCTGCTTTGGTGATGCAGGCAGATTTGGGGCTGAGGAAAGGTTTCGCAAAACCTTATGATTCCCTTCAGGCTCCGGTTCCGGCAGCAGTTATAGCCATTTATCCGCCTGTCAGCTTATCTGAGCTCTGGCAGAAAATAGATGAGAAAAAGAATATCGACCTCAAAGATGAGGCAAGAAAATACCTTGGAGGTTCTCCTTCAGAATTTCCACAGCGGTATGCGCAGCTCAATTTGATAGACCAGCTTTCCAAAGGAATTTCCCCAACATTTATTATTGCCGGGGAAATAGATCATGTTGTGAATGTAGAAGCTACAAGAAAGTTTGTGAAAAGAGCAGAGGAACTGAAACTTCCGGTTTCCTATGTTGAAATTCCTTATGGTGAACATGTTTTTGATGCGAATTCCAATTCCATTGCAGGCCAGATCGAATGGAACAAAATAGGAGAGTTTTTAAAAAATAATCATCTGGAAAACTAA